A region of Opitutaceae bacterium DNA encodes the following proteins:
- a CDS encoding YihA family ribosome biogenesis GTP-binding protein, giving the protein MKIKSAEFLASAPSLADAPRTRLPEIAFIGRSNVGKSSLINMLTGRRDLAKVSATPGKTVLMNFFRINGSWLLVDLPGYGYAKVAKSQRADFSDAVNAYLEQRENLHRIFVLIDSRLEPQAIDLEFLDWVRHIGLDYSLIFTKVDKQSPTRTRAGIAAFMNSLMLRGCTTPPCFQSSTISNQGRSEILAAIQEAIRTP; this is encoded by the coding sequence ATGAAAATCAAATCCGCAGAGTTTCTGGCGAGCGCGCCCAGCCTCGCCGACGCGCCGCGAACCCGCCTGCCCGAGATCGCCTTCATCGGACGATCCAATGTCGGAAAATCCTCGCTGATCAACATGCTGACCGGCCGCCGCGACCTCGCCAAGGTGTCAGCGACTCCGGGCAAAACCGTGCTGATGAATTTTTTTCGCATCAACGGCTCATGGCTGCTCGTGGATCTTCCCGGCTACGGCTATGCGAAGGTAGCGAAATCACAGCGGGCAGACTTCAGTGACGCGGTGAACGCCTACCTCGAACAGCGCGAAAACCTCCACCGCATCTTTGTGCTGATCGACTCGCGGCTGGAACCCCAGGCGATCGACCTCGAATTCCTGGACTGGGTCCGGCACATCGGCCTCGACTACTCCCTGATCTTCACCAAGGTCGACAAGCAATCGCCAACCCGTACGCGCGCAGGCATCGCGGCGTTCATGAACAGCCTGATGCTTCGCGGATGCACCACGCCGCCGTGCTTTCAAAGCTCCACGATCTCGAATCAGGGTAGATCGGAGATTCTCGCGGCGATCCAGGAGGCGATCAGAACGCCGTGA